A window of Sutcliffiella cohnii contains these coding sequences:
- a CDS encoding DUF3231 family protein has translation MGKVICTGFSQVTQDREIQNFFLRGKQLCKQISTTIYDILEENDVPLGMSSDQNLTKSTVAPFSEQFMLYVIGILSGLGLSGYGAGLSTTMRRDISAMYASFITKTGAFVEDGLNLMIEREWMEQPPKIADRKG, from the coding sequence ATGGGAAAAGTCATATGTACTGGATTTTCACAAGTAACGCAAGATCGCGAAATACAAAATTTCTTTCTAAGAGGGAAGCAATTATGTAAGCAGATATCAACAACTATATATGATATTTTGGAAGAAAATGATGTGCCTCTCGGAATGTCTTCGGATCAAAACTTAACAAAGTCTACGGTGGCACCTTTTTCTGAACAGTTTATGTTATATGTTATCGGCATTCTTTCTGGTCTAGGTCTTTCTGGGTATGGTGCGGGATTATCCACCACTATGCGAAGAGATATTAGTGCCATGTATGCAAGTTTTATTACTAAAACTGGCGCTTTTGTGGAAGATGGTTTGAACTTAATGATTGAAAGAGAATGGATGGAGCAGCCTCCAAAAATAGCAGACCGAAAAGGGTAA